In Lycium ferocissimum isolate CSIRO_LF1 unplaced genomic scaffold, AGI_CSIRO_Lferr_CH_V1 ctg18706, whole genome shotgun sequence, the DNA window tatatattcgggggAACGTGGCAGCCCccatccatatatcatatcatcccgcgtcaGGGGCATCcggcgtccggggtatcatcataacgtatccactacagtggtgtgcacatctacgtctTTGTACCCGGCCGGCTATAGCTCGGCTCGTtgtgaaaaaatacatacatatatataaagcatgcatgagagcccaaataaaacgttaccactctatcggagtgacataaggttggtaaacctccaatttcttttatggaatcatcatcatcgctatatctcaccttgaaagagcaattattataagatgagatcaacaacaatgaataaaatcaataatcatggaaaaagctcaataatatcatgagaacatcaagaactataagctttggtttctttagaaatggaatgatcatcatcatcattatcaacaTTATCATAGGGAACTTTTATCAAAAATACCATAGGAACCTTGAGAATTACAAGTTTCTAGCAATTTTAGGAaataggacattatggatatcatgtatggcttcacaataaggaaatcatgcctttagaaagaaatggttagccttaacatactagccttaacataccttatcgtctccttaactactcaacaccTATCCTTTCAAGCttataaatctacatttaagatgaTTCGCACTAAGGGTAAGTCATTTAAATgcttataaggtcaaactagaTTAATAAATGAGcaaacgaaaattgggcagcattctCCCTTATATCTTCTATCACCTCAACATATACAACAGTCCCACAATAGCAACAACAAGCTTACAAAAGTCGTTAAATACTCCTTTCACTGTCCATGTAAAGAATACACACCAAACAGCTCAAAGTATACCGATATActataacaatatacactttaTTTCTTCCCAACCAAGGAGTATAATaccatcaacacaccaacaacattagatattACTCATATTCATGGaaaataacttaacaattcaGCCACAaaatgctcaaaacagtccttGAACTCAACATAGTTCCTAACTCATGTTTGGACTTctattcatcttttctttcttcaatcaaGTTGCATAATTATCAAACaccatcaataatatcatacccaagaaattacattcaaactagaatcaaatccatccaaaacttcttttcaaattcaatccatagccaacaactacaacacaacactttatgacttttCCCCATAACTCTTtccacttttaagacttgcgaaaccttcaaatcaacttaacataagaaataggatggagaacataccttgtatttgaagaatttcaactcacacaacttgctCCAAGACTTTAATACCCACAACTCcaagtgaaagcaagaacatccaacttccataaattaacTTAGGTTTTCAaggttgatcttctcttgatttgatttggaatgattTGGAGTGTTTATGGATGTTAAGGGAAGCTTAGAGAGACAGTAGGGATTTATTTTTGGCGAAAAATGGAGCCTAGGTTTGTGGAAACATCTATTTATAGgcctaggaaaaaaaaaattccaccgacttccaatttctgaaaattttggGCAAAGTACGGGTTCTTTGTTCATCCCATACTTCAAAGTAGGGTTATTGTTCATCCTGCACTTGgaggtaaattttttttttttcaactttctgAAAATTTCAGGTAAGGTACGTCCAAAATGTATGGGACGTACAtttttgtacgggccgtacttcatCCCATACTTCTCAGAATTgtgatctgtcagttgcattggaaagaagactctccgaacttcaatttacataggttatggattccgtaaattctcatattctaggagatatgcccctctcaagttggaccaaaatttctgtccaaaattctgccaagttttcccaaagttttgacaaacttaattccttcgattcacttgatcccggaacctttagacacttacttaacacttgttaaaagtattccttaaccttataagggttccatgacttCTCCAggcttatgttagtttacttacgatgcAAATAACTCGAAATTctttgaggtgtaacatatttTACCAAAGTACCGAATCAAGTGTAGCTTTTTCTAGTCAACCTAACCAGGAAGAAAATGCCAACCATTTAGAAGTACCATTACCTTCTTCTCAAGAATTTGATTTGAGTACTTTAAATTATGATCCGAGTGAAAGAACCCCAATCTTGGACTATCATCCAAACCATCATGGTGTTATTAGAAGAGCATACCTTATTAATGGTCCTTGTCAACCTCGGTTGCTTCAGCATGAGTATCCTCAAACAAATATTTCTGGATCAATACGTCGTTTTAATTCTGAATGGTTTGATGATGTATATCATGATTGGTTGGAGTATAGTGTTAGTAAAAATGCAATCtattttttgtattattatCTACTTAAAGGCCACAACACTAATCAAGGTGGGGGTGAAGTATTTTCAACTATTGGGTTTAAGAGTTGacagaaaaagaagaatcttGGAAAACATATTGGTCTACCGGACAGCCCAAATAACTAGTAAAAAAAGAAATGTCAAGATTTATTGCGGGTACAACAGTCTATTCATTTTGCACTTGAGATGCAATTTATTCGATTTAAGCATGCGTACTGGGTCCGCTTAAGTGCTTCAGTTGATGTAGTAAGACTTCTTATAACTCAAGCATTGGCATTTCGAGGTCATGATGAATCTAAATCATCACTTAGTAGGggtaattttcttcaaattctctCATGGTATGCGAAAAGTGTGTTAATATTCGTGATTATGTCTTCGAACATGCTCCTCAAAATGATCAAATGACTTCTCCAATGATCCAGAAAGATATTGTGAGTGCTTGTAAGATAGAAACAATTAAAGCTATTCTTGAGGAATAAAATGGTGACTACTTTTCTTCACTAGTTGATGTGTCACGCAAGAAGCAAGTGGCTATTGTCGTATGATATATTGATAGAAATAGATTTGTGATGGAGAGGCTTCTTGACATTGTTCATGTTCAAGATACTAGTGCTTTATCTTTAAAGAGGGCAATTGTTAATTTACTTGCTCAACATTCCTTAAGTCTATCATATGTGCGTGGACAATGTTACGATGGGGCAAGCAATATGAAAGGTGAGATCAATGGCCTTAAAATGTTGATTAGGAAAGAAAGTAGATCGGCCCATTCCATTCATTGTTGTGCTCATCAACTTCAACTAAATCTTGTTGCGGTCTCGAAAAAATGTATTGAAGTGGGAAAACTTGTTGTATTggtttcaaatattttgaatGTATTGGGATCTTCTTTTAAGCGTATGGATGAATTTCGAGATtctcaaaaagaaagaattcaaGAGGCATTAGATTTGGGTGAGCTTACAACCGGTAGGGGCTTGAATCAAGAACTTGGTCTTTCAAGAGCTTGTGATACGCGTTGGGGATCTCATTTTAAATCTTTCAACAATTTTATTCTTATGTTTGGCTCTATTCTTAATGTTCTTGAATCACTTGTTCTTGATGCACGATTATTGGATGAAAGAGCCAAGGCAATGGGATATCTCGAAGCTTGTCGAACATATGAGGTTGCGTTCATGTTGCATTTGATGAGTGATGTTTTAGCAATCACAAATGAGCTTAATAAATGCTTACAAAAAAAGGAGCAAGATTTGGCAAATGCCATGCTACTTGTTGAAGTAGCAAAAATAAGATTGCAAGCATATAGGGATGAAGAATGAGATTCTCTTATTGTTAGGGTGTCTTTGTTTTGTATCAAGTATGACATTTTGGTACCTAACTTTGAGAAGCCATATGTTAGCTCTTTAAGATCACGAAGGAGACTTGGTGACAATAATGTCTCTTATCATTATCGTGTTGAGGTATTTTGCAATATTATTGATTGGCAACTTCAAGAACTTAAAGATCTTTTTGGCGAAGTGACGAGTGATTTGCTTCATGTAATTTCTTGTTTGAATCCAATTGACTCATTTTCAAGTTTTGACATcaggaaaataatgaaaatggctAAATTATATCTTGATGACTTTAATGAATTCAATATGGGTCCTCTTGAGAATCAACTTGCAAGTTACATTATTGATGTTCGTGATGTTGATGAAAGGTTCTTCAATCTAAAAGGGCTTTAtaaacttttgaaaaaattagTTCAAACAAAGAAGCATTCAAATTATCCTCTTGTATTCTGCTAAGTAAAATTTGCTTTGCTTCTGCCGGTTGCCACTGCATCCGTTGAAAGAGCTTTTTCGACGTAAGTTTATCAAGAATGACTTATGAGTAAAAGTGATGATTTTTTTAGCGGTTGTTTGGTGCCTTATCTAGAAAAAGATGTATCTGATAATGTTTCTAATAATGCTATTATTAAGACATTTCAAGATATGAAACCTCGTAGAGTACAATTGTAAAACTCCATGGTTCTTGTGTAGTCTAGCTTAgtttctttgtttttgcttcAAAAGCTCCCAAGCTTTTGGTTTTGTAATATGGAATCTTCAAGTTGCCTGTGTTAATGGAAACTTCTTACTTTATTAGCTTTTGCTTAGTTTATTAGCCTTTATTGTGGCATTTTATTGTAACTTGTGAAGCTATTAATTCTTTTGTTGTGATGGTTTACCCTTACTGAGTATGACCGATCTACTCCAGGTTATATGCGGTGAAAAAGCTATTATGGTGCTCTATTGTGTTGTGCTTGAGGTGAGTTTTTATGGTTTTTGTTCATGACATATTTGTAACTTGAAGTGTCacttctgccttgcgaattggATTGAATCTCTTGTTTTGAGTAGCGGTATCGGTTACTAATGTTCTGAATCCTATGTAGGTTACTGATGTTGCGAATTAGATGCAATCTCTTGTTTTGGGTAACGTATGATTTCCCACTGGATGTTAGAGAAAAGCTAAGGCATCAATGGGGATCTGACTGCAAAGGTCAAGCACAGAAGCGGTAGGTGCATCTAAATCATCAAATTTGCAGTTAattgatacatgaaatataTTGCTTTTGCAGGACTGGTACCTATGAAATGTCATTATCCTAAACAAATGTCTAAAGTTTACCCACCCTTGCCTACCTAATACTTTAGTTCATATTTATCAATGTGCCTATAAGGTACTGCTAGcaacaattaaaattaaaacatgaGAAAGGTCATGTTCTAACTCATTGTTCATCTACACCTTGTGTAAATTAAACTTAGCCTGCCTATTATGTTCCTATTATGTTTCAGGTAGAGTTGCAGTTTGTATCTTCTTTATTATTTCTCGTCGCATATCTGTCGGCCTTTTATGTCGTGTCTAGTGCTTGGTTCTCCCTATTAGTTACACTGATTTTTTTGGGCTGCTTTACTTTGTTAGTTTTTACTTAGTTTCTGATGCTTTCagataggaatttttttttttttttgaaaattctacATGGATGATGAATATTGAACTTTGATCCGACCAGTTTTTTTATTCCTGATCCGACCCGCTCATTTGCCAACACTAGcgttgttattttattttttgaacccCCTGAATGGAAATCCTGCCTCCGCCACTATTGGTAGGTTGACAAACCTGCTTGGGTATAGCAGGCTGTTTTCTTTGGTTGTTACCCCTTTTTTGACCTTCGTTATCAGCATTTGGAGGGTTTGGTTTGTCATTTTGAACCAGCAAATTAAGGCTTGTCCTTTTGAACATCATCCTTTTTGTGGGTAGCTTCAGCATTGTTCTTGTCCTTTTGTGCCTGTAAAGGCTTCTTCTTTTGAGCATCTTCTTTCTTATTAGTAGGTTTAGGGGCACCTTTGTCTGTAGCTTGATCCCGTTGGGTTTTTTCCGTGACGACCCTGCACCTTGCTTGATTCAGCGGCCTTCTCTTTACCCTTTCCTTTGTTCTTTTCGGTGTGAGAGCACTCATGTATTGTGTGACTTTGATGGTTGCATTGACCTTCAATTGCAAACTCGAACTCATAATatttaaatcctgaatccgccttTAACGCACTTAAGAATAGTCCGAATTAGACACAGTATGTTCCATGGAATCTGCCACTGCTAAATAGTAGTTCAAAGATTTAAATTGTGAAAATATTTATCtacagaagaaagaaaaaaaattctggtTGCATGAATCATTTAAGAAAATTGCATGCATTGTACGTGGTCTTAGGTTCTTTTTATTGTTTCCCTTATTTAATCTATATGTCGAATTATGTCGGCCACATTTAATTGTGTATCTTTTAAGTGTATGCACATGTCGTAGAGCGTctactccatatatatatttgagatataTGTGATTGTGGTTAATCAATAGTTACTAGATTTTTaacaataattttaaaacaagTAAGTGctgaaaaaattataattaaaatcattaaatttaaatcttGGATTCGTTTGATTCTGACGGGCACAaaaaagaattcaacaagaCATTTCTATATCGCTCTCCCGTTTCATGTTATATGGATATATTAAACTAAACACatgatttaaaaaagaaaaaataaaactttggcCATACAAAATTACCTTTAGAACTTGTGGGGCTTAAAACATGTAACATCTCTATCAGTTACAAGAGCATGCTATTAAAAAAGTATTAAGGTTGAAATATGATAGCACTATTTAAATTTGAAGAATtctcaaatataaaaaagattGTCTTTTTTATAAAAACTAAGAAGGAAAGTagtatcaaattaaaaaaatggagtAAATCAGCAATTTTGGCATCATCATAATTCTCACAAAACCAAAATGTGAATCAAATGACTTTAATATTATATCCTCTTATTATCTGACTTTCCAATGCCAAATCATACAGCCAAATGAGAACTAATAAGATGCATATAAAAACTACTACTAACATAAATGAAAGCACTTGTTTATTTGTCATGCTTTGTATTCAGTGAAATATTATGTCCTTCTAAGTCCCTAGAAAGTCTTTCTCATTTTACCTGGATTTTCCAGCTTATAACAAATTGTATCACTTGTTTATTGGTCATGCTTTGTATTCAGTGAAATATTATGTCCTTCTAAGTCCGTAGAAAGTCTTTCTCATTTTACCTGGATTTTCCAGCTTATAACAAATTATATCATGAATTAGAAGTATCTCTGACTGGATTCTATTTGATCCCTTTGAATTTCATATTCGAAGTTGTGATTGGATCTATTCATTAGAAAGAACTGACTTAATATATTTCTTGTGTACCCATAAGTACTAAATTGGATTTGAATCAGATTTCGGAGCTCATCAAACTCTTGAAATAGCGGAAGCTAATGT includes these proteins:
- the LOC132042874 gene encoding uncharacterized protein LOC132042874 — its product is MERLLDIVHVQDTSALSLKRAIVNLLAQHSLSLSYVRGQCYDGASNMKGEINGLKMLIRKESRSAHSIHCCAHQLQLNLVAVSKKCIEVGKLVVLVSNILNVLGSSFKRMDEFRDSQKERIQEALDLGELTTGRGLNQELGLSRACDTRWGSHFKSFNNFILMFGSILNVLESLVLDARLLDERAKAMGYLEACRTYEVAFMLHLMSDVLAITNELNKCLQKKEQDLANAMLLVEYDILVPNFEKPYVSSLRSRRRLGDNNVSYHYRVEVFCNIIDWQLQELKDLFGEVTSDLLHVISCLNPIDSFSSFDIRKIMKMAKLYLDDFNEFNMGPLENQLASYIIDVRDVDERLYAVKKLLWCSIVLCLRLLMLRIRCNLLFWVTYDFPLDVREKLRHQWGSDCKGQAQKRTGTYEMSLS